A stretch of DNA from Halioglobus japonicus:
CGCACACATGCCCGATCCTGATCCAGCGCGTCCTGTAACAGCCCCCGGGCGCCCTGGAGGTCACCCAGCTCACGCTTCTCGGCCGCCAGCTCACAGAAATAGTGCGAAATCACGGTGACCACGTCCTGGCCCAGCTCAGCCGGTTCCTGCGGCGTACCGCCAAGCAGTGTTTTGCGCGGCATCAGATTGGTGGCGACATCAATAGCCCGCTGCCACTCACGCTCACTCTGGTAAATGTCCAACAGGTGGCGCTGGCTGGCGCGACGCTGCTGTGGCGACTCCTCGACCAGGTCGAGAAGCAGGCGCTCAGCCCGATCCAGCAAGCCGGCGCTGATGTAGTCGCGGGCCAGCTCAAGGTGTGCCGCGTGCACCTGGGCACGCGGCAGACTGGGACGCGCGAGTAAATTCTGGTGAATACGGATGGCGCGATCCACCTCGCCCTTCTTACGCAACAGATTGCCGAGGGCGATGTGGGTTTCCATGGTCTCGGAATTCACTTCAAGGGCATTGATAAAAGCATCGATCGCGCCGTCGGGGCGACCGTCGAGCAAATAGTTCAGGCCCTTGTAATACTGCCCCGGTAGCTCCGGACTGGCGACCACCTTACGCTGGGACCGACGCCCCAGAAACCAGCCGATTGCGATGGCCGCAAACAGCAGAGCAAAGACAAGATAATCATTCACCGTCGGTGAGGCCCGCCGTGCGCAGTTTGTCCACTTCGGCTCGCGCCTTGGCCAGTTGGCGGTTGGCGCTGGCCAGCGATGCGCGCTGACGCACGATCATACCGGAAGACAGCAACAAGCCCAGCACCCCACCGATCGCAAACGCACTGAGCACCCACAGCGCCAGGCTGTGGGGCTGGAAGGTATAGAACAGCATATCCAGCGGTACCAGCTGCTCATTCTGCAACGCGAACAGTACACCAACCGCGGCAAACGCCAGGATCAGAGCAATGGAAATCAGTTTGCGTAACAGCTTCATGTGAATATCCAGA
This window harbors:
- the lapB gene encoding lipopolysaccharide assembly protein LapB, translating into MNDYLVFALLFAAIAIGWFLGRRSQRKVVASPELPGQYYKGLNYLLDGRPDGAIDAFINALEVNSETMETHIALGNLLRKKGEVDRAIRIHQNLLARPSLPRAQVHAAHLELARDYISAGLLDRAERLLLDLVEESPQQRRASQRHLLDIYQSEREWQRAIDVATNLMPRKTLLGGTPQEPAELGQDVVTVISHYFCELAAEKRELGDLQGARGLLQDALDQDRACVRASIMLGEVECDAGNFKQAIRALRRVRQQDPDYISETIGVLRRCYRELGDEKSLRAYLRECLEAHSSPPLVIAAAEDILMSEGTDEAEAFLARQLELRPSMRGLEQLIGLQMNVSEGRARDNLDLLQKLVVRLIEERPAYRCSHCGFSGRHMHWFCPGCKYWGTMKTIRGTSLE
- a CDS encoding LapA family protein, translated to MKLLRKLISIALILAFAAVGVLFALQNEQLVPLDMLFYTFQPHSLALWVLSAFAIGGVLGLLLSSGMIVRQRASLASANRQLAKARAEVDKLRTAGLTDGE